A stretch of DNA from Flavivirga spongiicola:
ATGAGTACACCGTACATACTCCTCTTAATTGAGAGATACATAGAAAAAAATATTTCAGAGGATGAGTTAATAGCTTTAAACGAACTTCTGAAGAATGATGAAAACGCCAAATATTTTAAAAATTTTGTTAAAGATGAATATCTATTAAAAACCAAAAATGTAAATTTTAATGCTGAAGAATCGTTTGTTAAGATTAAACCAAGGATAGTAGATAAAAAAGTATTCTTTTTTAAGCCCTTATATAAATATACTGCTGCGGCATCTATTTTAATAATCGCAGCCTTGGCATACCTCTTAAATGTAAAGAATGATGAGCCTCAATTTACAGAACCAGTAATTGTGAATCAGAGCATTAAACCAGGAAGAGGAAAAGCAACACTTACTTTAGAAGATGGTTCTGTACTTGAATTAGAAAAGGGGACGTCTATTCAAACACAAAATGTTAATAGTAACGGTGAGCAAATTATATATAAATCTGGAGAGCGAAGTTCTTCAGAAATCGCGTACAATTATTTAACGATACCAAGAGGAGGCCAATTTCATTTAATTTTATCCGATGGAACCGAAGTATGGTTAAATTCGGAGTCCCAATTAAAATATCCAGTAAGTTTTATTAAAGGAGAAGTGCGCACAGTTGAACTTATTTATGGAGAGGCATACTTTGATGTATCACCGAGTTCAGAGCATAAAGGAGCAGAATTTAAAGTGATCAATCAATTCCAAGAAGTTGAAGTATTGGGTACAGAATTTAATGTTAAAGCTTATAAAGACGAAAGTAAGGTTTACACAACATTGGTAGAAGGTAAGGTAGCTATAGATAATGGTGTTACAAAACAAATACTAATTCCAAATCAACAATCAAAATTAGATACTGAAAATAATAGTGTTACTATAGTTAAGGTTGATGTTGAAGGTGAAGTTTCATGGAGAAAAGGAGTTTTTAGTTTCGAAAGAAAAACATTAAAAGATATTATGAAAGTATTATCTAGATGGTATGATGTAGATATAGTCTTTGAAAATGAAGATTTAAAATCGGTGAATTTTAATGGTATTCTGGATAAGTATCAAAGTCTAGAAGAAATTTTATTAATTATGAAATCTAGTTCAATAAATAATTATGAAATAAAAAATAAAATAATAACATTAAAATAAAAACAAGGGAATAACTCGAATAGACAATTTATAAGTTACTAAGCAACTTAATTAAATATTAACAATATCTAAAATTTTTAGCCTATGACATAGAAAAGACTATCACAAAAAATGAGGATAAAGTATAACCGACAAAAGTATATAACTCTATCCCCTTACAATTATTATCAATTAATTAAAAATATTTAACTAACTAAAATAATACACAAATTTATGAAAATTAAATTAACTGATGCTCATTTTCTGTTTAGAAAAGGGCTCTTAATGATCATTATGAGGACATTTATTTTCTTGTTTTTTACAATAACCTCTGCCTTAACTCCTAACAATATTGTATCGCAAAACTCTAAGATTAAAATAAAAGAAGACAAAACATTAACGGTAAATGAAGTCTTTAAACTTATCAAGAATCAGACAGATTATAGGTTTTTTTACGAAGATGAATTATTCAAGGATTTTCCTAAAGTACGAGTAAAAAAAGGAACTATAAGCACAAATAGGTTACTAAGAAGAAGCTTGTCTCATGGTAATCTTAATATTGTAGTAACTTCTAATAATGCCATACTAATAAAAGATAAATTAACAAAACCTGCTGTTGATGAACAACGATATCACGTTTCAGGTACAGTTATAGATAATAATGGGCAACCTTTACCAGGTGTAACAGTTGTTGTTAAAGGTACACCAAATGGAACGACAACAGATTTTGATGGAAATTATGAAATAGAGTTGACCAACGAAAATTCGATTCTGGTATATAGTTACATTGGATTTGTTACGCAAGAAGAGGTTGTTGGAAGTAGAAGAGAAATTAATATAAAGCTTAGTGAAGACACGCAGGAGTTAGAAGAAGTAGTAATTACTGCTCTTGGTCTTGAACGAGATAAAAAAGCTTTGGGGTATGCCGTACAGGAAATTTCTGGTGAACAGGTTCAAAAGGTAAAAACTATAGATATAGCTACTGCATTAACTGGTAAGGTGGCTGGACTTTGGATACAGAATAGTACAGAGTTTAATGAAGCACCCGATATTGTATTAAGAGGACAAAACCCATTAATTGTAATAGATGGTGTACCTTATGGTAATATGAAATTAGAACAGGTTTCTCCTGATGATATTGAGAGCGTAAATGTTTTAAAAGGTGCCACAGCATCTGCTTTGTATGGGAGTAGAGGAGCTAGTGGAGCTATTATGGTTACGACCAAAAAGGGAGGAAACGAAATAAGTGTTAATACTAATAATATGTTTTTTGCAGGTTACTTAGCATTGCCAGAAACACATCATTCTTATAGCGCGGGATTAAATGGCGTTTATAGTGCTACCGATTATGTATGGGGGCAGAAATTGGATATAGGTATTATGGCCGATCAATGGAATCCAGAAACCAAGCAAATTGAAAACATGCCACTTACTTCTAGAGGTAAAAACAACTTTAAAGATTTTTTAGAACCTGGAATTATTACTAACAATAATATTACTTTTTCCAGTACGGGAGAGAATGGTTCTATTCGTACATCACTTACACATGTATATAATAAAGGGCAATATCCTAATTTAAAAAGTAACAAACTTATTGCTAATGTAACGGGGACACTTAAACTTGGCAATAAAGTTGATATTTCTGCTAATCTTGGTTATACCAGAAAAGATGCTCCTCAAACGGTTGGAGAGGGCTATAGTAATCAAGGATATATTTATCAAATTTTAATGTGGACGGGACCAGAGTATGAATTGAAAAAGTATAGAGATTATTGGATTACTCCAGATTCAGAACAAAACTGGCATTACAACGCTTGGTATGATAACCCTTATTTAACGGCTTATGAAAAGATAAAAAGCGATGAAAGGAATATGACCAATGTCAACTTAACTGCCAATTATGAGGTGTTTAAGGGGGCTAAACTTACAGGAAGAGTTGGATATGATTTCTATTCAAACGAAGAAACTAGAAGAAACCCTCCTAATATTAACTCAACTAGAGGGTTTAACTCTAGAGGAATGTATTGGAATAAACAAAATAGAGGTTATAGTATAAACACGGACCTTTTATTAAACTACAAAAAGAAAGATCTCTTAATAAAAGGGTTTGATATAGATGTCAATACAGGATTTTCAATGTATAAATACGAGGATCAGGAGTTGTTTGCTTCTACAAGAGGAGGTATAGTAGTACCGGGTATTTATTCTTTAAATAACTCTGTAGAACGTCCAGATGCTGATGCTTGGACTCGTAGAAAACAAGTGAATAGTTGGTTAGGGATTGCTTCACTTTCTTATGCTGATGCTGTCTTTTTAGATGTTACCGGGCGTAATGATTGGTCTTCGACCTTGGCAACTACCGAGAATTCTTATTTTTATCCATCGGCTGCAGGAAGTATTCTTATCAGTAAGTGGTTAAAGCCTTCTTGGTTAGATTTATGGAAAGTAAGAGGATCTTGGACACTTAGTAAAAAAGATTTAGGCGTTTACGAAACCAACGTAAATTATGATGTTAATGTAGGTACTTGGGGTGAAGGTTATTCTGAGGCCTCCTACACATCTACAATTAAAAATGCAGTAGTTAAGCCAGAAGTAAATAGAACTTGGGAGATTGGTACTGCAGCTTATTTTTTTAAAAACCGATTAAATTTAGATGTAGCCTATTATCAAAGTTTAAATTATGACCGCCAAAGGTCTGCTACCATTTCATCAGCATCAGGTTTTACAAGTACACTTGTGAATATTGATGAAACTATAGAAAGGAGAGGGCTTGAAATTTCTGTAAATGCAGATATTATAAGGAAAGAAGATTTTACTTGGTCTGTATCTGCCAACTGGGCTAAATCACATAGGTATTTAAAAGAATTAGATCCCATCTATTCTGCTGATAACTTATGGACTTATGCAGGTGCTCGATTAGATACCTATAGAATCAGACCTTGGCTTAGAGACCCACAAGGAAATCTCATTCATGATGCTGGAGGAAGAACGATACGAAGCAATTTTGAGGAAGTAATTGGTTATAGCGATCCAGATTTTATTTGGGGGCTTACAAATACCATTACATGGAAAAACTTTAATTTCCATTTAAGTTTTGATGGACGTGTTGGTGGGTTGTCCAATAATAGAACTAATGAAAAAATGTGGGATACAGGATCACATCCCGATTCTGATAATGAATGGCGCTACGATGAGGTGGTTAATGGTAATACATCGTATATTGGAGAAGGTGTTAAATTAGTGTCAGGTACTGCCACCTATGATCAATACGGGAATATTACAGCAGATGACCGTACATATGCAACAAATGATATTCCTATATCTTATCAAGTCTATGCAAGGCGATTTGGGGGAGGATCATTTGGTGCAACAAACCCAACTTACTTGAAGTTAAGGGAAATAGCTATTGGCTATTCAATGCCTAAAAAAATTACTGAAAAAATAGGCTTAGATAGTGCTACCATAGCACTTACAGCGCAAAATGTTTTATTATGGACTAAAGAATATAGATTTGCTGATCCTGATTGGAACAGCGATTCTGATCTAACTTCTCCATCTCAAAGATTTGTAGGGTTGAATATTACATTAAGTACATCTACTAATAATAAAAATTCTAAACGATAAATAATTAGTTATGAAAAATATTCTAAAAAAAACATTCGTTATAGTTGCATTACTCTTTTTCGTATTTGGGTGTGGTGTAGATATGGAAGAACTGAATACGAACCCAGATGGTATTACATCTGCTACGCCTAATGTATTGGCTACAAAACTAATTTTGGACATTACAAGAGATGATATAGGCAGAACGAAAGGATTTATGCAGCCTTTTATGCATGATAAATATATTGCTTGGTCAGAGTTTGCCCAAGACTTGCAATATAATAACATTGGTCGAACAGATTTTAGCGAATTAACAAGGCTTATTGAAGCAAAAAAGATGGTGGAAGGGTTAGAGGGGTTTCCTGAAGGCACTGCAAATTCATATAAGGCACTGGCGCATTTTATAAGGGCATACAATTATTTTAAGCTTACTATGAAAGTAGGTGATGTTCCATATAATGAGGCATTAAAAGGAGAAGATGAAGGGCTCTTTACTCCTGTATATGATACGCAAAAAACGGTAATTATGGGTGTTTTAGATGAGCTCGATATGGCAGATCAATTATTTAGCAACGGTGCATCATTTGATGGCGATATGATTTATGGTGGCGATCCTGTTAAGTGGCGAAAAATGGTTAATTCTTTTCAGTTAAAAGTGTTAATTAATTTACATAAAAAAACAGGAGATACAGATGTAAGAGTTGTAGAGAGGTTTAACCAAATAGTTACTAGCCGTCCAATTTTTTCATCAAATGCAGATAATTTTAGTTTGGTATACAAAAATGCCGCAGGTCAATATTATCCATTTAATGAAGAAGGAAACCCCCATAGTATTTACCCTATGGTGTCTTCTGAATTGACCGATAGGTTAAAAAATTTAGGTGATTACCGGTTGTTTTATTATGCGGCTCCCTCTTCTGTACAGATAGGCAATGGTTATACAGAATCGGATTATGAAGCTTATGTAGGTGTAAATCCTGCGATGGAATACGGCCAAACTTTAGATATTTTTTCGTCCAATGATTTTTCTGCTATTAATGATCGTTACCTTGAATTACCTCAGGGTGAGCCAGTTTATTTGTTAAGCTATGCTCAAGTACAGTTTATCCTTGCTGAAGCAGCTGTTCGTGGATGGATTTCCAATACTGCTGAAACTAACTATGAAAACGGGATTAAAGCATCTATGTCGTTGGTGGCAGAAAATACTCCAGACAATGCGACTTATCACCATGGAAGAATAATGGATGCAACTTATATAGATAACTATTACTCAACCACCCCTCTAGTTCAACTGGGAGGAACTACTGAAGAGCAGATAGAACAAATTATTACTCAGAAATTTTTGAGTGGCTATCTACAATCTCCAAATACTGCGTTTTTTGATAATAGACGTACGGGGTACCCAGATTTTGAAGTTAATCCAGTTACCAATTTAAATATTCCGTCCGATAAGTTTCCGGTACGTTGGATGTATCCAACATCAGAATTAGAAAGTAATACGGCCAATGTTCTTGCAGCTATTAGTAGTCAATATAGTGGTAATGACGACACTAATGGCGTTATGTGGATATTGCAATAATAAAATTAAAAATCAAGATTGATTTCAAGATTTTTGTTTAAGTTGGTTTTTGAAAGGTGGTAAGTTTAAACTTACCACCTTTTGTTTTTTATTAGTTACAAATAGAAGTGCATAGAGGATATAACATTTTATAGAGATTTTTTTAAACATGCGGGAATGTTGGCAGGAAGTCTGGATGTTGTGTGTTTTACCCGCTTCTATTCAACATGTCTTGACAAAATGGATCCTGAAGATGGTAGTACCTTCGAGGAGCCGAACATGTTGTATTGTTAATGCAGGAAAATGGGGCTTTCGATCACTGCTTTGGAGCTTTACAAGGAGTTAGGGGGGATCCGCGTGCCATTTCATTACCTAATAAATCCTGTATGGTTACAGAGAAACAAAACAAGGAGAAACCAAGTTGATGCTCTTAATAAAGGAAAACACGACCAATGGCTTGAAGCCAAAAAAGCCCGTGGCAATTACAAACATATGCACTTAACCATGGAATATTATTCTCGTGAAGATATTCTTTTTTATTACAATTTGGCCGATGTCTTTACCGTATTCGATCAGCATTTTTCTTCAGCGCTTGTAGGAACAACAACTAACAGGCATTTTTTCTGGACAGGAAAACTACGAGTTTTCAATCTTTTTTATCATCATTTTAAATGATTCAAGCGTAGTTATTTATACGGATTTATAGTTTTAGTGTTTTTGGTCAATATTACACCCTAATTTGATTAGCTAGGTGCTTACTATTTTAATTAATGATATTTAAATTGTAGTAATAAATTATTAACTAATTAACAATCAGGTATTATGAAAAATTCCAAAGGGTTTTTACTAATTATTTTATCTAGTTTTTTTACAATTTTTTCATGCGATTCTAATTCTGAAGAATTACAAAATGAATTAATTAATAATGATGAACCACGGATACCACCATCAGGACCACCACCAGGAACTACTTACACTATTACTAACGGCATGACGTTTTCACAATTAAATACTGTACTAGCATCAGCAAGTAGTGGAGATATAGTTGAAGTTGAAGCTGGTACTTATACTATTAGTGGAAGATTAAATTTTAGAGATGGTGTTTCTATTAAGAAGAAGACTTCAACAACACCTATTTTTGATGCTCAAACCACTTCGCCTTCTGAAATATTCGAGCAGTATATAGCAGTAAATAATGACAATATTGATATATTTGGTATACAGTTTCGTAATGTTAGATTAAAGTTTGTAAATGCTAATAACACCAAATTTCGTTATTGCATATTCGATTATGGTAAACGTAAATCAAGTACTGATAAAAGCTATACAAGTGATGCTTATATTCAGTTAAATAACTGTACAAATATACAAGTTCGAGGTTGTGTTTTTAAAAGGCGAAGCGGAAAAAGTGGGCGAGGTATTTATACTTCGGGAAGTACAAATACTAGCATTACTAACAATACATTTGGTAATGGTGGTAATACAGGGTATTTTGTAACAGCTATTAATGATAACAGTGACGGAACTACAATAAGTGGAAATACTATAGAAAGAAAAGCATCGTGGGTAAGCACTAGCGAAACAGATCATGGTATTTATGCGCATAGCTTTGATGGATTAAATATAACAGATAATACCATATCTGGGTGGCCAACAAATGCTTCAGGAGGAGCAATAAAAGCTAGAAATGGACAGAACCTTACAATTTCAAATAATACACTAAGCACATCTGGTATATTATTATATGTATATAGCAATACGCCTGCTCACCCATTTTTAAAAAATGTAGTTATTGAAGGAAATACCATTAATGTATCCAGTTCAGCTAATGATATATATCATGGTATTGGGTATTGGAGAAACACACCAAGTTCTAGCTTTTCAGAATACTCAATAAGAATCGCTAATAACAGCCTCCCTAATGGAAGAATTAAAATAGGAACACCAGTAGTGGCTTCTAATTTTAATGCAAATAATGGCGGTGTGTTTAATAATGACAAGGGCGCTATGACTTTACCATCAGGAATAAATAACTCAGGAAACTACTAATGTGATTTATTTGCCTTTTACTACAAAACCTATTGTTATAATAACTTTTAACGTCTCGGAGTGAAGATGCATATCTAGCTTAATATTGAGTACTTATAATAATTTCGGTAAAAGTAAATAAAAAATCAAAATACAATCGATTGTATTTTGATTTTTTATTTCTTAACTTTGTTGGAAATCAAATAAATAATATAATTTATGAGAAATCTTTATTCAATTCTATTTCTTTTCATGATGCTTTGTAGTAGCTGTACAGAGAACTCTTCCTTTTCAGATATAAGAGAGGCTATGGTTGTAAAAGCAAACGACCAATATAATTATTTATATAATACAACAAATTCGCAAATAGGTAATAAGAACAGGTTTCCAAGAACGATTGACAACAGGAAAATTAGATTGGTTCATAATTATGATTGGACTAGTGGGTTTTATCCAGGGTCTTTGTGGTATTTACATGCACTTACAGGTGATTCTAAATGGGAAAAAAGAGCATTGCAATACACAAAAAAATTAGATACGATTCAATATTGGAAAGGAAATCATGATGTGGGATTTATAATAGAATGCAGTTATGGAAATGCCTTGAAAGTAGCACCGTCTGAAGATTTTAATAAAGTAATAGTACAAACAGCTAAATCGCTATCTTCCCGTTTCCATATAGGAGCAGGGATTATCCAGTCTTGGGATTCTAATAAAAAATGGGATTGTCCTGTGATTATAGATAATATGATGAATTTAGAATTACTTTTTCATGCAAGTAAGATTAGTGGAGATTCAAAATATTATGATATTGCCATATCACATGCAAATAATACAATAAAAAATCATTATAGAGATGACTTTAGTTCGTATCACGTATTAGATTACAATAAACAAACAGGGGAGATTGAAGCCCGAAATACAGCGCAAGGCTATGCAGATGAATCGGCATGGGCAAGAGGACAAGCATGGGGATTTTATGGTTTTATGGTATGTTACAGAGAAACAAAGGATGAAAAATACCTTGAGCAAGCCATTAAAATAGCTAATTTTATAAAAAACCATCCTCAACTTCCTAAAGATAAGATCCCTTATTGGGATTATGATGCACCAAAAACAAAGGACACACCTAGGGATGCTTCTGCAGCAGCAATTACAGCTTCTGCTTTATATGAGCTAAGCACTTTTGTGAAAGAAGACAGAGAAATGTATTTAGATTTTGCTGATACAATTATGAGTAGTTTGAGCTCTTCTGATTATTT
This window harbors:
- a CDS encoding glycoside hydrolase family 88 protein, which gives rise to MRNLYSILFLFMMLCSSCTENSSFSDIREAMVVKANDQYNYLYNTTNSQIGNKNRFPRTIDNRKIRLVHNYDWTSGFYPGSLWYLHALTGDSKWEKRALQYTKKLDTIQYWKGNHDVGFIIECSYGNALKVAPSEDFNKVIVQTAKSLSSRFHIGAGIIQSWDSNKKWDCPVIIDNMMNLELLFHASKISGDSKYYDIAISHANNTIKNHYRDDFSSYHVLDYNKQTGEIEARNTAQGYADESAWARGQAWGFYGFMVCYRETKDEKYLEQAIKIANFIKNHPQLPKDKIPYWDYDAPKTKDTPRDASAAAITASALYELSTFVKEDREMYLDFADTIMSSLSSSDYFAEKETNKGFLLKHSVGSIPHGVEIDVPLNYADYYYLEALYRSKTLN
- a CDS encoding SusC/RagA family TonB-linked outer membrane protein; protein product: MKIKLTDAHFLFRKGLLMIIMRTFIFLFFTITSALTPNNIVSQNSKIKIKEDKTLTVNEVFKLIKNQTDYRFFYEDELFKDFPKVRVKKGTISTNRLLRRSLSHGNLNIVVTSNNAILIKDKLTKPAVDEQRYHVSGTVIDNNGQPLPGVTVVVKGTPNGTTTDFDGNYEIELTNENSILVYSYIGFVTQEEVVGSRREINIKLSEDTQELEEVVITALGLERDKKALGYAVQEISGEQVQKVKTIDIATALTGKVAGLWIQNSTEFNEAPDIVLRGQNPLIVIDGVPYGNMKLEQVSPDDIESVNVLKGATASALYGSRGASGAIMVTTKKGGNEISVNTNNMFFAGYLALPETHHSYSAGLNGVYSATDYVWGQKLDIGIMADQWNPETKQIENMPLTSRGKNNFKDFLEPGIITNNNITFSSTGENGSIRTSLTHVYNKGQYPNLKSNKLIANVTGTLKLGNKVDISANLGYTRKDAPQTVGEGYSNQGYIYQILMWTGPEYELKKYRDYWITPDSEQNWHYNAWYDNPYLTAYEKIKSDERNMTNVNLTANYEVFKGAKLTGRVGYDFYSNEETRRNPPNINSTRGFNSRGMYWNKQNRGYSINTDLLLNYKKKDLLIKGFDIDVNTGFSMYKYEDQELFASTRGGIVVPGIYSLNNSVERPDADAWTRRKQVNSWLGIASLSYADAVFLDVTGRNDWSSTLATTENSYFYPSAAGSILISKWLKPSWLDLWKVRGSWTLSKKDLGVYETNVNYDVNVGTWGEGYSEASYTSTIKNAVVKPEVNRTWEIGTAAYFFKNRLNLDVAYYQSLNYDRQRSATISSASGFTSTLVNIDETIERRGLEISVNADIIRKEDFTWSVSANWAKSHRYLKELDPIYSADNLWTYAGARLDTYRIRPWLRDPQGNLIHDAGGRTIRSNFEEVIGYSDPDFIWGLTNTITWKNFNFHLSFDGRVGGLSNNRTNEKMWDTGSHPDSDNEWRYDEVVNGNTSYIGEGVKLVSGTATYDQYGNITADDRTYATNDIPISYQVYARRFGGGSFGATNPTYLKLREIAIGYSMPKKITEKIGLDSATIALTAQNVLLWTKEYRFADPDWNSDSDLTSPSQRFVGLNITLSTSTNNKNSKR
- a CDS encoding SusD/RagB family nutrient-binding outer membrane lipoprotein, which translates into the protein MKNILKKTFVIVALLFFVFGCGVDMEELNTNPDGITSATPNVLATKLILDITRDDIGRTKGFMQPFMHDKYIAWSEFAQDLQYNNIGRTDFSELTRLIEAKKMVEGLEGFPEGTANSYKALAHFIRAYNYFKLTMKVGDVPYNEALKGEDEGLFTPVYDTQKTVIMGVLDELDMADQLFSNGASFDGDMIYGGDPVKWRKMVNSFQLKVLINLHKKTGDTDVRVVERFNQIVTSRPIFSSNADNFSLVYKNAAGQYYPFNEEGNPHSIYPMVSSELTDRLKNLGDYRLFYYAAPSSVQIGNGYTESDYEAYVGVNPAMEYGQTLDIFSSNDFSAINDRYLELPQGEPVYLLSYAQVQFILAEAAVRGWISNTAETNYENGIKASMSLVAENTPDNATYHHGRIMDATYIDNYYSTTPLVQLGGTTEEQIEQIITQKFLSGYLQSPNTAFFDNRRTGYPDFEVNPVTNLNIPSDKFPVRWMYPTSELESNTANVLAAISSQYSGNDDTNGVMWILQ
- a CDS encoding right-handed parallel beta-helix repeat-containing protein yields the protein MKNSKGFLLIILSSFFTIFSCDSNSEELQNELINNDEPRIPPSGPPPGTTYTITNGMTFSQLNTVLASASSGDIVEVEAGTYTISGRLNFRDGVSIKKKTSTTPIFDAQTTSPSEIFEQYIAVNNDNIDIFGIQFRNVRLKFVNANNTKFRYCIFDYGKRKSSTDKSYTSDAYIQLNNCTNIQVRGCVFKRRSGKSGRGIYTSGSTNTSITNNTFGNGGNTGYFVTAINDNSDGTTISGNTIERKASWVSTSETDHGIYAHSFDGLNITDNTISGWPTNASGGAIKARNGQNLTISNNTLSTSGILLYVYSNTPAHPFLKNVVIEGNTINVSSSANDIYHGIGYWRNTPSSSFSEYSIRIANNSLPNGRIKIGTPVVASNFNANNGGVFNNDKGAMTLPSGINNSGNY
- a CDS encoding FecR family protein, whose amino-acid sequence is MSTPYILLLIERYIEKNISEDELIALNELLKNDENAKYFKNFVKDEYLLKTKNVNFNAEESFVKIKPRIVDKKVFFFKPLYKYTAAASILIIAALAYLLNVKNDEPQFTEPVIVNQSIKPGRGKATLTLEDGSVLELEKGTSIQTQNVNSNGEQIIYKSGERSSSEIAYNYLTIPRGGQFHLILSDGTEVWLNSESQLKYPVSFIKGEVRTVELIYGEAYFDVSPSSEHKGAEFKVINQFQEVEVLGTEFNVKAYKDESKVYTTLVEGKVAIDNGVTKQILIPNQQSKLDTENNSVTIVKVDVEGEVSWRKGVFSFERKTLKDIMKVLSRWYDVDIVFENEDLKSVNFNGILDKYQSLEEILLIMKSSSINNYEIKNKIITLK
- a CDS encoding alkaline phosphatase family protein; the encoded protein is MNPVWLQRNKTRRNQVDALNKGKHDQWLEAKKARGNYKHMHLTMEYYSREDILFYYNLADVFTVFDQHFSSALVGTTTNRHFFWTGKLRVFNLFYHHFK